Below is a window of Arabidopsis thaliana chromosome 2, partial sequence DNA.
CAAAGTtgtcaaaaagtaaaaaaacataccaaaatatcaaaaacaatcttTGTTAGTTTGTTTCCTTTCCGATGGAATCAATTTACGacacaccaaaataaaatgcaATCTAGGAccatgttttgttgtttgaatttCATTCAGTTAATAAAATGATGATACAAGAAATAATCATTCACATTTCTATGAAACTTCAGATGAccactttctctttttaaaattttcttagaaAGGATATTGGTAGTCAAGAAAAggcaagagagaaaaacatttacaaaagAGTTAGGCTGAAAATAGGGACATTTGTGAAAAAGTAAGAATTGATTTTACAGAAAAAGGAAgtaaatacaataaaataaagaaggatAGCGCTACTagtatctattttaaaataaaataattccctattttagtaaattatttatcaaaaacacaatttatttcacaaattattttataattaaggTCACTTTTATATTTAGTAAAATTGTAAACAAATGATATATTAAGAATAAATAGTACTAGATAAATCTAAGTAGTTTCgataattcttttttcaaaattttgattttgtaatatGATGTAACACCAAGTCAAGGTTTATACATTGAGCCTAGTCATGGCCAACGCATTCCTCTCCCTTTCTTCCCCtttattactttcttttttccttgtaaCGTTTTTTTGCCTcacctttatttatttattttggttttctttctttcaagtCATTTCGAATCcaaaagattaaagaaaaactgGAACAATAACACGTACCAGCTTACTTATTAGCAATCAGAAAGAAAGACAGTGACTGACGCCAATATCTTAGACATTACAAAGATGAGGAAACCCAACGTACGTTCTTCACTTACACAATCTAATCATAGCGTGAGAAGATCTTTTGGATCAATTAAAGGTATTGACAAAGAGAGTTACCCAAATGAAAAAGGATCAAACATTTGATCTAATCCAAAACCCGATAATGcgcaaataaaaaaggaaaagacaaGTTTTGAAAGTCGAAAGGTAACCGATTACTTCAGAAAAATTTCAAGTATTACTCTAGTTCATCAGAAATCCAATTTGCCATTTATGATaactaatcaaatcaaatactaTAAGGAGCAAAAGCAGAactaaaagagagaaagattttcTCCTActtagttttcatatatatatatcattatagCAATGTAAAAGTATAATCCATAATAGTTAAAAGATAAACTCAAGTCATACACAGACTGACCATGAAGTTTCGTAGCTAGGCTTAGACCTTGAAACCTctgctccttcttcttcctcttgctatctcaatttttttacCAGTTTGACGTACATACGGTTTGGTGTGGCTGTGAGGCACACCAGGAGCTGGTCCAAAGTGCTTCACTGCTTCACGTGTGTTCTTAGGACCTCTAAGCAGAACCTGCAATCATTACGGAATGCTACATCAATCGCTACTGCAAtaataaaaagtgaaaatataaCCCTTGTAAACTGAGTACAAGTGGTCCTCGAGATAGATATTCTCTAATTTTCATCGAGATAGCCTTTTAAACAAAGGCTTACAAGCCACTAGATTTTGAAAGTTAGGACAGTAACCTCAAATTCCAATCATCATGAAACGAGACATAGTAACTGAACTAAGCTACATACGTCACGAACAAGTAAACGATTAGCACAAGTTTCCACATTTCGACAACTGAACTAAGAGTGAAACAAGAATGGGATATACCGTGTTCTCTGACCAAGTGGGGCACGGAAGAGCGAGCTGATCAAAAGTGAGGCACTCTCCACCAGCCTTGTGGATCCTAGCTCTAGCGCTCTCAGTGAACCTCAATGCAGTAACTGTAAGAGCCGGAACATCTTCGATTCTAACATCATCAGTCACAGTACCAACAATAACAGCAATCTTTCCATcctaataaaatcaaacacacaGAGCATTAGTTCATGAGTCGCCACCAAGTAACATAACATCGAACTCAATGCAGTAACAAcctaaacaacaacaaaattcaaaccTTTCCGTCCATGTATCGGACCAGACGAGAGAGAGACAGTGGCGCTTTGTTCACTTTGCTCATGAACAAACGCTTCAAAATCACGGCATTGAACTTGCTTTCTGTTCTCCTCACCAGATATCGGTTcgcctaaaaaaaaaaaaaatttaatctcTGACGGATTTTTAGTCAAATCCTCAACCTTGACAAGGAGCTTGAGATAGACATCGTCGGATTTAGGCTCAGTACGTTTCGTCTTCTTGCTCTTACCTCCGGCTATCAAATCGATACCCTAAAATGATGAAACACACAGAAGAAGCCCAAAGTGAGAGTCAAAATCTAGAAAGAAGCAGAACCGAAGATTGCTTGGGAGTGAAGATAAGAAGTGAAACTACTAATAATATGTAtcagtttagggtttttgatggGCTAAATATATTAATCGGCCCACTAATAAGAATATTGGGCTAACTGATGGGCTTATTAGGGCTTTAGGAGGAACAGAGTTAAAcctcacttttttttattaattcgATTTTGGGTGGTTCCGGCTAATAATCTTCTCCGAATTCGACGGAGAGATTTGGTGAAGACGATGGAGATGCAAGAGGCTAATCAAGGAGGAGGATCGGAGGTTTCTCCGAATCAGACGATTTACATCAACAATCTCAACGAAAAAGTGAAGCTTGATGgtacttaattttttttttttttttttttttgttttatcgtctcgtatatcttcttcttctcctccgaTTTGAGTTGATTGATCTCTTCATTGTTGTTATTGGTAACTTTGTTCTACAGAGCTGAAGAAATCGCTGAATGCAGTGTTCTCTCAGTTCGGGAAGATACTGGAGATATTGGCGTTTAAGACCTTTAAGCACAAAGGACAAGCTTGGGTAGTCTTCGACAACACCGAGTCTGCTTCCACTGCTATTGctaaaatgaataattttccTTTCTACGACAAGGAGATGGTACCAATTCCTTCCACTCCAGTTACTTTCTTGATAACTTCTTCTTACTCGATGTGTTTTGGTTTGCCTATTTGCCCCTAGAGTTAGTGGAACACctaattagggtttgaatCTACTGATTAGAGAGCTTTTCTTAGTGAACCACATGGATTCTATTTGAAAGACCCTTTATATGTTTAGTGGTTGCTTTTAGGTTATTGACCATGTTTTAGGTTGTGGAAATACTTATCAATCACTTTGCTATATTATTAATTCCTAACTTTAACAATGTGGACAGAGAATACAATatgccaaaacaaaatcagatgTTGTTGCCAAGGCCGATGGTACATTTGTTCCTCgcgagaagagaaagagacatgAGGAGAAAGGtgacactttttttttacttcattgCTTCATTGGCTCACTTTGACCATTACTGCATATGTGTACATGAGATTTATTGCTCTGTTTCTCATTCCCACATTCTGCATTTGATCATTAGTAGTCACATCACATTCACATTGCT
It encodes the following:
- a CDS encoding 60S ribosomal protein L18 (Ribosomal protein L18e/L15 superfamily protein; FUNCTIONS IN: structural constituent of ribosome; INVOLVED IN: translation; LOCATED IN: cytosolic large ribosomal subunit, large ribosomal subunit; CONTAINS InterPro DOMAIN/s: Ribosomal protein L18e/L15 (InterPro:IPR021131), Ribosomal protein L18e (InterPro:IPR000039); BEST Arabidopsis thaliana protein match is: Ribosomal protein L18e/L15 superfamily protein (TAIR:AT5G27850.1); Has 755 Blast hits to 755 proteins in 295 species: Archae - 15; Bacteria - 0; Metazoa - 328; Fungi - 154; Plants - 126; Viruses - 0; Other Eukaryotes - 132 (source: NCBI BLink).), coding for IDLIAGGKSKKTKRTEPKSDDVYLKLLVKANRYLVRRTESKFNAVILKRLFMSKVNKAPLSLSRLVRYMDGKDGKIAVIVGTVTDDVRIEDVPALTVTALRFTESARARIHKAGGECLTFDQLALPCPTWSENTVLLRGPKNTREAVKHFGPAPGVPHSHTKPYVRQTGKKIEIARGRRRSRGFKV